The Diaphorobacter ruginosibacter genome contains a region encoding:
- a CDS encoding acetate--CoA ligase family protein — MRSPVKHSTHRLEPLLNPASIAIVGASNNAARIGGMPIAHLTKFGYQGRIYPINPKYEQVFGLRCHADIESLPEAPDLVVLAIAAADVLAMLRRCAARGVRAVIVYAAGFAEEGARGAALQAELEAYVATTDLVVAGPNAMGFANLNTQAHTNFASVFNTAPMQPGRGSVSLLTQSGNVCAAVYAIARRLGVDFSHFINTGNEACVDFAQYLEYLAQDDATDVALGYIEELRDGERFMQAAERFSRQGKLLVLYKAGETDKGSEAVRSHTSALAGDQAVYQAAFRQLDIIQSNDFVQMAQLAHLAGYRHKSAGRRVAIITISGALGAILADKFIALGLDVPTLPQALQDTLRSGIPDYGMVSNPVDVTGNVVNDPGFVRTAMEALAQSDAVDAVVIYAPGYMLDRMADDLCAVSQKFARLFVAIDTGAARTREQLRAGGVPVFEDIGVAVSALSPFLLWQERRRNNRWLDLRGEAPPERTALPPSLDEYSTKQLLVRHGMPAGAERVATTADEAAAAAEAIGYPVVLKVLSADIAHKTEAGGVRLRLQDADEVRKAFTEVLASVRRHAPQARIDGALVCRMESGVAELIVGATRDPVFGMTLTVGLGGVLTELYKDVSHRVLPVDASMAREMLGELKAFPLLTGYRGRAPGDVDAACAAIAGFSRAVLALQEQADEVEVNPLLVRERGHGVCMLDALVLPAKASPHNH; from the coding sequence ATGCGCTCTCCCGTGAAGCACTCCACGCACCGCCTCGAGCCGCTGCTCAACCCCGCATCGATCGCCATCGTCGGCGCCAGCAACAACGCCGCGCGCATCGGCGGCATGCCCATCGCGCATCTCACCAAGTTTGGCTACCAGGGGCGCATCTATCCGATCAATCCGAAATATGAGCAAGTGTTCGGCCTGCGCTGCCATGCCGATATCGAATCGCTGCCCGAAGCGCCGGACCTGGTGGTGCTCGCCATCGCGGCAGCCGATGTGCTCGCGATGCTCCGGCGCTGCGCGGCCAGGGGCGTGCGCGCGGTGATCGTCTACGCGGCGGGATTCGCCGAGGAAGGCGCCAGGGGGGCCGCCTTGCAGGCCGAACTCGAGGCCTACGTGGCGACGACCGACCTGGTGGTCGCCGGACCCAACGCGATGGGGTTTGCGAACCTGAACACGCAGGCACACACCAATTTCGCCTCGGTTTTCAACACCGCGCCCATGCAACCGGGCCGGGGCAGCGTCAGCCTGCTCACGCAGAGCGGCAACGTGTGCGCCGCGGTGTATGCGATCGCGCGCCGCCTGGGGGTGGACTTCAGCCACTTCATCAACACCGGCAACGAGGCGTGCGTGGATTTCGCGCAGTACCTCGAATACCTCGCGCAGGACGATGCGACCGACGTGGCGCTGGGCTACATCGAAGAGCTGCGCGACGGCGAGCGCTTCATGCAGGCCGCCGAACGCTTCTCGCGCCAGGGCAAGCTGCTCGTGCTCTACAAGGCGGGGGAAACCGACAAGGGGTCGGAGGCCGTGCGCTCGCACACCTCGGCGCTTGCGGGCGACCAGGCCGTGTACCAGGCCGCGTTTCGCCAGCTCGACATCATCCAGAGCAACGATTTCGTGCAGATGGCGCAGCTCGCGCACCTCGCGGGCTACCGCCACAAGAGCGCAGGCAGGCGCGTGGCGATCATCACGATCTCGGGCGCGCTGGGCGCGATCCTGGCCGACAAGTTCATCGCGCTTGGGCTCGACGTCCCCACGCTGCCGCAGGCGCTCCAGGACACGCTGCGCAGCGGCATTCCCGACTACGGCATGGTGAGCAATCCGGTCGATGTGACCGGCAACGTGGTGAACGATCCGGGCTTCGTGCGCACCGCGATGGAGGCGCTCGCGCAGTCCGACGCGGTGGACGCGGTCGTCATCTACGCGCCGGGCTACATGCTCGACCGCATGGCGGACGACCTGTGCGCCGTGTCGCAGAAGTTCGCCAGGCTCTTCGTCGCCATCGACACCGGCGCGGCCAGGACACGCGAGCAACTGCGCGCGGGCGGCGTGCCTGTGTTCGAGGACATCGGCGTGGCGGTCTCCGCGCTGTCGCCCTTCCTGCTGTGGCAGGAGCGCCGCCGAAACAACCGCTGGCTCGACCTGCGCGGCGAAGCCCCGCCGGAGCGCACGGCGCTGCCGCCCAGCCTTGACGAATACAGCACCAAGCAGTTGCTGGTGCGGCATGGCATGCCCGCAGGTGCCGAGCGCGTGGCCACCACGGCAGACGAGGCGGCCGCGGCGGCCGAGGCGATCGGCTACCCGGTCGTGCTCAAGGTGCTGTCCGCCGACATTGCGCACAAGACGGAGGCCGGCGGTGTGCGACTGCGCCTGCAGGACGCCGACGAGGTGCGCAAGGCCTTCACCGAAGTGCTGGCCAGTGTGCGCCGCCATGCGCCTCAGGCACGCATCGACGGCGCACTGGTCTGCCGGATGGAGTCGGGCGTGGCCGAGCTCATCGTCGGAGCGACGCGTGATCCCGTGTTCGGCATGACGCTGACCGTGGGGCTGGGCGGCGTGCTCACCGAGCTCTACAAGGACGTGAGCCACCGCGTGCTGCCGGTGGATGCATCGATGGCGCGCGAGATGCTGGGTGAGCTGAAGGCCTTCCCGCTGCTCACCGGCTATCGGGGCCGCGCGCCCGGCGACGTGGATGCCGCATGTGCGGCCATCGCGGGCTTTTCGCGCGCGGTGCTCGCGCTGCAGGAACAGGCGGACGAGGTGGAGGTGAACCCTCTGCTCGTCAGGGAGCGAGGCCACGGGGTCTGCATGCTCGATGCGCTGGTGCTGCCCGCGAAGGCGAGCCCGCACAACCACTGA
- a CDS encoding Bug family tripartite tricarboxylate transporter substrate binding protein, with the protein MKLKHILATMAVAVAAVCGSAQAQNYPTKPVTIVVPFSPGGATDIMARALSERMSTKLGQPVIVENKPGAGTVIASDYVARANPDGHTLLLAASSLGIAPSLYKKVNYDPVKDFTPVSLVASVVHVLEVHPSVPAHNVAELVAWLKANPAKGSYGSVGAGTSTHLESELFKTMSGANMEHVPYKGSAPALMDLVGGNINVMFDAYASSKPFINDKKVRLLAVTTAKRSRLLPDTPTVAESGLPGYEAMPWLGFVAPAGTPAPVVNKLYATLQEILKEQPIQEKFDALGLEIIGNKPDEFAAFLKNDIVKWTKVVKDSGAKAD; encoded by the coding sequence ATGAAGCTCAAGCACATCCTGGCCACCATGGCCGTCGCAGTCGCCGCCGTGTGCGGCAGCGCCCAGGCGCAGAACTATCCGACCAAGCCGGTGACCATCGTCGTGCCCTTCTCGCCCGGCGGCGCCACCGACATCATGGCCCGCGCGCTGTCCGAGCGCATGAGCACCAAGCTCGGCCAGCCGGTGATCGTGGAGAACAAGCCCGGGGCCGGCACGGTGATCGCATCGGACTATGTGGCGCGCGCCAACCCCGATGGCCACACGCTGCTGCTCGCCGCGTCGTCGCTCGGCATCGCACCGTCGCTGTACAAGAAGGTGAACTACGATCCGGTGAAGGACTTCACGCCGGTCTCGCTGGTGGCATCGGTCGTCCATGTGCTGGAGGTGCATCCCAGCGTGCCGGCCCACAACGTGGCCGAGCTGGTGGCCTGGCTCAAGGCGAACCCTGCCAAGGGCAGCTACGGCTCCGTGGGCGCGGGCACGTCGACGCACCTGGAGTCCGAGCTCTTCAAGACCATGTCCGGTGCCAACATGGAGCACGTGCCCTACAAGGGCAGCGCCCCCGCCCTGATGGACCTCGTGGGCGGCAACATCAACGTGATGTTCGATGCCTATGCTTCGTCCAAGCCGTTCATCAACGACAAGAAGGTGCGCCTGCTCGCCGTCACGACGGCCAAGCGCTCCAGGCTGCTGCCCGATACGCCGACCGTGGCCGAGTCCGGCCTGCCGGGCTACGAGGCCATGCCGTGGCTCGGCTTCGTGGCGCCCGCGGGCACGCCGGCGCCCGTGGTGAACAAGCTCTACGCCACGCTGCAGGAGATCCTCAAGGAGCAGCCGATCCAGGAGAAGTTCGATGCGCTGGGGCTGGAGATCATCGGCAACAAGCCGGACGAGTTCGCGGCCTTCCTGAAGAACGACATCGTGAAGTGGACGAAGGTCGTGAAGGATTCCGGCGCGAAGGCGGACTGA
- a CDS encoding acyl-CoA dehydrogenase family protein, with amino-acid sequence MQVGYSPEDEAFRITLRDWFETHFPRFKAAWPAEPDPNDFEWRRAWEDYVCAAGWSGLGWPAQYGGRNWPLTRQAIFHEEQARIGAPLGVNIIGHGILGPTLIHFASEAQKQRFLPGILSNREIWCQGYSEPGAGSDLASLATRAERRDDHYLLNGHKVWTSFAHIADYCFVLARTDASLPRHKGISFLLVDMKLPGVRVEPIRQITGESDFNEVFFEDVKVPFDALVGEENGGWRLAMAAASFERGTYFIPRQVRFAQEVRALGRLAADTPGESGLTRLDDPHLRRDIARLAIDSHVLRLKTFRALTHALRGGPPGPEGSATKLHWSESHQKLMALAEEVLGERALAGPGPDADDREAAGWTRDYLWTRAETILAGTSEVQRNILAEQMLQLPKG; translated from the coding sequence ATGCAAGTGGGCTATTCACCCGAAGACGAAGCGTTCCGCATCACCCTGCGCGACTGGTTTGAAACCCACTTCCCCCGATTCAAGGCTGCGTGGCCTGCCGAACCCGACCCCAACGACTTCGAGTGGCGCCGCGCCTGGGAGGACTACGTCTGCGCGGCGGGCTGGTCCGGCCTCGGCTGGCCCGCGCAGTATGGCGGCCGGAACTGGCCGCTTACGCGGCAGGCGATCTTTCACGAGGAGCAGGCGCGCATCGGCGCACCGCTGGGCGTGAACATCATCGGGCACGGCATCCTCGGCCCCACGCTGATCCACTTTGCAAGCGAGGCGCAGAAGCAGCGCTTCCTGCCGGGCATCCTGAGCAACCGCGAGATCTGGTGCCAGGGCTACTCCGAGCCGGGCGCGGGCTCCGACCTGGCATCGCTCGCAACGCGTGCCGAACGCCGGGACGACCACTACCTGCTGAACGGCCACAAGGTGTGGACGTCGTTCGCGCACATTGCCGACTATTGCTTCGTGCTCGCGCGCACCGATGCCTCGCTGCCGCGCCACAAGGGCATCAGTTTTCTGCTGGTCGACATGAAGCTGCCGGGCGTGCGCGTGGAGCCGATTCGCCAGATCACCGGCGAGTCCGATTTCAACGAAGTGTTCTTCGAGGACGTGAAGGTGCCGTTCGATGCGCTGGTCGGCGAGGAGAACGGCGGCTGGCGCCTGGCGATGGCGGCGGCCAGCTTCGAGCGCGGCACCTACTTCATCCCGCGCCAGGTGCGCTTCGCACAGGAGGTGCGGGCACTTGGCAGGCTGGCCGCGGACACCCCGGGCGAGAGCGGCCTGACGCGGCTCGACGACCCGCACCTGCGCCGCGATATCGCGCGGCTGGCGATCGACAGCCATGTGCTCCGGCTCAAGACCTTTCGCGCTCTCACGCATGCGCTGCGCGGGGGCCCGCCCGGCCCCGAGGGATCGGCCACCAAGCTGCACTGGAGCGAGTCGCACCAGAAGCTGATGGCGCTGGCGGAGGAGGTCCTGGGCGAACGCGCGCTCGCAGGCCCCGGTCCCGACGCGGACGACCGCGAAGCCGCGGGCTGGACGCGGGACTACCTGTGGACGCGCGCCGAAACGATCCTCGCGGGAACCTCCGAGGTTCAACGGAACATTCTTGCCGAGCAGATGCTGCAACTCCCCAAGGGCTGA
- a CDS encoding acyl-CoA dehydrogenase family protein translates to MDFALNDEQQMLQESARRFFADHHPLARARKALPFSAPEQQRLWADMAGMGWMALLAPESMDGLGLGLTEACLVAEAAGGQLLNLPWASSAVLVPLWVKAAGKNAPEALQSLLSGILAGERAVHCVDAGDRLWNFAAQCTDTVVVRGLNDASQPLQVAIVPAAPAPAPAPAPAAGLDPTLRQELPPRAANALDWLDLGAIDEKDREHARSAWRLMQCAELVGVAQAALLLGAGYAAERVQFGKPIGSYQAIKHQLANAWMAVDNARLALWYATAALDGGLPDASFACAAAEFTAIEGAQLTTRTVIQVHGGMGFTWEHDAHLFLKRAQLLAIRLGGASGALSRVEALALA, encoded by the coding sequence ATGGACTTCGCACTCAACGACGAGCAGCAGATGCTGCAGGAATCAGCCCGGCGCTTCTTTGCCGACCACCACCCGCTGGCGCGCGCGCGCAAGGCATTGCCCTTTTCCGCGCCCGAGCAGCAGCGGCTCTGGGCCGACATGGCCGGCATGGGCTGGATGGCCCTCCTCGCCCCGGAATCGATGGACGGATTGGGGCTGGGGCTCACCGAGGCCTGCCTCGTGGCCGAGGCCGCGGGCGGACAGCTGCTGAACCTGCCCTGGGCGAGCAGCGCGGTGCTGGTGCCGCTCTGGGTCAAGGCGGCAGGAAAAAACGCGCCAGAGGCCCTTCAATCGCTTCTGAGCGGCATTCTGGCGGGGGAGCGTGCCGTCCACTGCGTCGATGCGGGCGACCGGCTCTGGAATTTCGCCGCGCAATGCACCGACACGGTCGTGGTTCGCGGGCTGAACGATGCATCGCAGCCGCTGCAGGTGGCGATCGTGCCGGCGGCACCGGCACCGGCCCCGGCCCCTGCCCCTGCCGCGGGACTGGACCCGACACTGCGCCAGGAACTCCCGCCGCGGGCGGCGAACGCCCTCGACTGGCTGGACCTGGGAGCCATCGACGAGAAGGACAGGGAGCACGCCCGCAGCGCCTGGCGGCTCATGCAATGTGCGGAACTCGTGGGTGTCGCGCAGGCCGCGCTGCTGCTGGGCGCGGGCTACGCCGCGGAGCGGGTGCAGTTCGGCAAGCCCATCGGCAGCTACCAGGCCATCAAGCACCAGCTGGCGAATGCGTGGATGGCGGTGGACAACGCCCGCCTGGCGCTGTGGTACGCGACGGCGGCGCTCGACGGCGGCCTGCCCGATGCGTCCTTTGCATGCGCTGCCGCCGAGTTCACGGCCATCGAGGGGGCGCAGCTCACCACACGCACGGTGATCCAGGTGCATGGCGGCATGGGCTTCACATGGGAGCACGATGCCCACCTGTTCCTCAAGCGGGCGCAGTTGCTGGCGATTCGCCTGGGCGGTGCCTCGGGAGCGCTGTCGCGCGTGGAGGCGCTTGCGCTCGCCTGA
- a CDS encoding 3-deoxy-7-phosphoheptulonate synthase, with protein MTQNITPTHKPQASTHDTTRIDDLRIKAVRPLITPALLQEWLPTPQDASDLVESSRAAISKVLHGQDDRLVVVVGPCSIHDHDQAIEYACKLRKQAEALSGELLIVMRVYFEKPRTTVGWKGYINDPRMDDSFAINDGVQMARALLLDILELGLPVATEFLDLLSPQFISDLVSWGAIGARTTESQSHRQLASGLSCPVGFKNGTDGGVKVASDAILAAQASHAFMGMTKMGQSAIFETRGNDDCHVILRGGKQPNYSAEDVNAACELLKKSGLREQVMIDLSHANSSKQHARQIVVAEDVARQVAAGDRRITGVMIESHLEEGRQDIVEGQELRHGVSVTDACISFDQTVPVLEQLAAAVRTRRETAPRA; from the coding sequence ATGACCCAGAACATCACCCCCACCCACAAGCCCCAGGCATCCACCCACGACACCACGCGCATCGACGATCTGCGCATCAAGGCCGTACGCCCGCTGATCACGCCCGCGCTGCTGCAGGAGTGGCTGCCCACGCCCCAGGATGCATCGGACCTGGTGGAGTCCAGCCGCGCCGCCATCTCGAAGGTGCTGCACGGACAGGACGACCGCCTGGTAGTGGTGGTGGGCCCGTGCTCGATTCACGACCATGACCAGGCTATCGAATACGCATGCAAGCTCAGGAAGCAGGCCGAGGCCCTGTCGGGCGAGCTGCTCATCGTGATGCGCGTGTACTTCGAGAAGCCCCGCACCACGGTGGGATGGAAGGGCTACATCAACGATCCGCGCATGGACGACAGCTTCGCCATCAACGATGGCGTGCAGATGGCGCGCGCGCTGCTGCTGGACATTCTTGAACTGGGCCTGCCCGTGGCCACGGAATTCCTCGATCTGCTGTCGCCGCAGTTCATCAGCGACCTGGTCAGCTGGGGTGCCATCGGTGCCCGCACGACCGAAAGCCAGAGCCACCGCCAGCTCGCCAGCGGCCTGTCGTGCCCGGTGGGCTTCAAGAACGGCACCGATGGCGGCGTGAAGGTGGCCTCCGATGCGATCCTGGCCGCGCAGGCGTCTCACGCCTTCATGGGCATGACCAAGATGGGCCAGTCCGCCATTTTCGAGACCCGCGGCAACGATGACTGCCACGTGATCCTGCGCGGCGGCAAGCAGCCCAACTACAGCGCCGAGGACGTGAACGCAGCCTGCGAACTGCTGAAGAAATCGGGCCTGCGCGAGCAGGTGATGATCGACCTCTCGCACGCCAACAGCAGCAAGCAGCACGCGCGCCAGATCGTCGTGGCCGAAGACGTCGCACGGCAGGTGGCCGCTGGCGACCGGCGCATCACGGGCGTGATGATCGAGAGCCACCTCGAGGAAGGGCGCCAGGACATCGTGGAAGGGCAGGAGCTCAGGCACGGCGTGTCGGTGACCGATGCCTGCATCAGCTTCGACCAGACGGTTCCCGTGCTGGAGCAGCTGGCAGCGGCCGTGCGCACGCGCCGCGAGACCGCACCGCGTGCCTGA
- a CDS encoding C40 family peptidase, producing MRALQTCLTLAVAVLLAACGSAPTTSRTSSSGTWGQGVSRLSEAQADDIAIHAMGLVGTPYRYGGNTPAGGFDCSGLIGYVYQNTAGVAPPRTVSQLDEFGKSISEDDLRTGDLVLFGGSRPTHAGIYVGNGRFVHAPSTGGTVRLDSLQSKYWSRQRMSFRRF from the coding sequence ATGCGAGCACTTCAAACCTGCCTGACACTGGCCGTCGCCGTGCTGCTTGCCGCATGCGGCTCGGCCCCCACCACGTCACGCACGTCCTCCTCCGGCACCTGGGGGCAGGGCGTTTCGCGCCTCTCCGAGGCACAGGCCGACGACATCGCCATCCATGCCATGGGCCTCGTCGGCACGCCATACCGCTATGGCGGCAACACCCCGGCCGGCGGCTTCGACTGCAGCGGGCTCATCGGCTACGTGTACCAGAACACGGCGGGCGTGGCCCCGCCACGCACGGTCTCCCAGCTCGACGAGTTCGGCAAGTCCATCTCCGAGGATGACCTGCGCACCGGAGACCTGGTGCTGTTCGGCGGCTCGCGGCCCACGCATGCCGGCATCTATGTGGGCAACGGGCGCTTTGTCCATGCGCCGTCGACGGGCGGAACGGTGCGGCTCGACTCGCTGCAGTCGAAGTACTGGTCCCGGCAGCGCATGTCCTTCCGGCGGTTCTGA
- the leuA gene encoding 2-isopropylmalate synthase: MHSNPSQKYQPFAPIALADRTWPSRTITKAPIWLSTDLRDGNQALFEPMNGERKMQLYKELVRIGFKQIEVGFPAASQTDFDFVRRLIDEDLIPDDVTIMVMTQSREDLIDRTVEAVKGARRAIVHIYNAVAPAWRKIVFNMDVPQVMQLVKHHVSHFKMRSDAHPETEWTLQYSPETFSSAELEVSLAACQTAIEAWGVGPDRKIIINLPTTVENATPNVFADQIEWMHRHLVPREHIVLSVHPHNDRGTGVAAAEFAMMAGADRVEGCLFGNGERCGNVDVVTVALNMYTQGVDPELDFSDITGVARIAEECTSLPIHPRHPYAGDLVFTAFSGSHQDAIKKGFAAQDPNGVWEVPYLPIDPADLGRTYDSVIRVNSQSGKGGISFLMEREHGVVMPRRMQVEFSAVVQRQTDASETEMTGDALWKLFDATYLATPDTAEAIVCHAHHVTHDGHSIELDVTINGVRQTLQGEGNGPIAATVDALGLPLRVDHYEERATGSGANAQALAIIEAAMEGVAGSTFGAGMSANIMTASVQAVVSVANRLHARRVGQEESTADTTAA, translated from the coding sequence ATGCATTCCAACCCTTCCCAGAAGTACCAGCCCTTCGCGCCCATCGCATTGGCGGACCGTACCTGGCCCTCCAGGACCATCACGAAAGCGCCGATCTGGCTTTCCACCGATCTGCGCGATGGCAACCAGGCGTTGTTCGAGCCCATGAACGGCGAGCGCAAGATGCAGCTCTACAAGGAGCTCGTGCGCATCGGCTTCAAGCAGATCGAGGTAGGTTTTCCCGCAGCCTCGCAGACCGACTTCGACTTCGTGCGCCGCCTCATCGACGAGGACCTGATTCCCGACGACGTGACCATCATGGTGATGACACAGTCGCGCGAGGACCTGATCGACCGCACGGTGGAGGCGGTGAAGGGTGCCAGGCGCGCCATCGTCCACATCTACAACGCAGTGGCGCCCGCGTGGCGCAAGATCGTCTTCAACATGGACGTTCCGCAGGTGATGCAGCTCGTGAAGCACCATGTGTCGCACTTCAAGATGCGCTCCGATGCGCATCCCGAGACGGAGTGGACCTTGCAGTACTCGCCCGAGACCTTCAGCAGCGCCGAACTCGAGGTCTCGCTCGCGGCCTGCCAGACCGCCATCGAGGCCTGGGGCGTGGGCCCGGATCGCAAGATCATCATCAACCTCCCGACCACGGTGGAGAACGCGACGCCGAACGTGTTCGCGGACCAGATCGAGTGGATGCATCGCCATCTCGTTCCGCGCGAGCACATCGTGCTCTCCGTGCATCCGCACAACGATCGCGGCACGGGCGTGGCGGCCGCCGAGTTCGCGATGATGGCCGGCGCGGACCGCGTGGAAGGGTGCCTCTTCGGCAATGGCGAACGCTGCGGCAACGTGGACGTCGTGACCGTTGCGCTCAACATGTACACCCAGGGCGTCGATCCCGAGCTCGACTTCTCCGACATCACCGGCGTGGCGCGCATCGCGGAGGAGTGCACCTCGCTGCCGATTCACCCGCGCCACCCGTACGCGGGCGACCTGGTGTTCACCGCGTTCTCCGGCTCCCACCAGGATGCGATCAAGAAGGGCTTCGCCGCGCAGGATCCGAACGGCGTCTGGGAAGTGCCCTACCTCCCCATCGACCCCGCGGACCTGGGCCGCACGTATGACAGCGTGATCCGCGTGAACAGCCAGTCGGGCAAGGGCGGCATCTCCTTCCTCATGGAGCGCGAGCATGGCGTGGTGATGCCGCGCCGCATGCAGGTGGAGTTCAGCGCGGTGGTACAGCGCCAGACCGACGCCAGCGAAACCGAGATGACCGGCGATGCGCTCTGGAAGCTGTTCGACGCGACCTACCTCGCCACGCCGGACACGGCCGAGGCCATCGTGTGCCATGCGCATCACGTGACGCACGACGGCCACAGCATCGAGCTCGACGTGACCATCAACGGCGTGCGCCAGACGCTCCAGGGCGAGGGCAACGGCCCGATCGCCGCGACCGTGGACGCGCTCGGCCTGCCGCTGCGAGTGGACCACTACGAGGAACGCGCCACGGGCAGCGGTGCGAATGCACAGGCGCTGGCGATCATCGAGGCGGCGATGGAAGGCGTGGCGGGTTCCACCTTCGGCGCGGGCATGAGCGCCAACATCATGACGGCCTCGGTGCAGGCGGTGGTGAGCGTGGCGAACCGCCTCCATGCGCGGCGCGTGGGGCAAGAAGAATCAACGGCCGATACCACGGCAGCCTGA
- a CDS encoding aminotransferase class I/II-fold pyridoxal phosphate-dependent enzyme, giving the protein MNWSANKIQGSNAQDIAGSIETLLRNGELQAGDALPAVRHLATQLGVNPNTVAAAYARLRDAGRLVTSGRRGTRVAGEAVMPLPAAYVVPEGLRDLAGGQVDAALLPQLRAGSWSRLLQVPLAWGASTGELSDDEELLVMAGEWLASQGIPNESVGVFSSTLDTIERALRQHARPGDRVAIEDPCWPPLLALLRSLRLRPVPLAMDGQGLQVPAPGLLASCAAVVLTPRAHNPTGTAIRADRWRALRRQLRTCPNTLVVFNDYWGLLSGTSLACADALPPQWLYVMSLGKPLGPEMRVCIAAGVPDLIEGMRSHFALGPRKVSLWLQRFAALLWRQAARGKGRGSFANMQNACSTRRQALVAELQKQGVVLEFGAGPAQGGPEGLHLWLTVPDELAVVQAMASRGWAVQAGSPMALASGPAVRISVGAVERRDVKRLATDLALAMSLQARAVY; this is encoded by the coding sequence ATGAATTGGTCAGCAAACAAAATACAAGGAAGCAATGCACAAGACATTGCAGGCAGCATCGAAACTCTGCTGCGCAACGGTGAGCTCCAGGCAGGCGATGCCCTGCCCGCCGTGCGGCACCTTGCCACCCAGCTCGGCGTGAATCCCAACACGGTCGCCGCGGCCTACGCGCGGCTGCGTGATGCGGGACGTCTGGTCACCTCCGGCCGGCGTGGCACGCGGGTTGCGGGCGAGGCGGTCATGCCCCTGCCCGCGGCCTATGTCGTGCCCGAAGGGCTGCGCGACCTGGCGGGTGGCCAGGTGGATGCCGCATTGCTGCCGCAATTGCGGGCCGGCTCGTGGAGCAGGCTGTTGCAGGTGCCGTTGGCATGGGGGGCATCCACGGGTGAGCTCAGTGATGACGAGGAGCTGCTGGTCATGGCCGGCGAGTGGCTCGCTTCGCAGGGCATTCCCAACGAGTCCGTTGGTGTGTTCTCCAGCACGCTCGACACCATCGAGCGAGCGCTCAGGCAGCATGCCCGTCCGGGTGATCGTGTCGCCATCGAGGACCCGTGCTGGCCCCCGTTGCTCGCGCTGCTGCGCAGCCTGCGCCTGCGGCCCGTGCCCCTGGCCATGGACGGACAGGGCCTGCAGGTGCCCGCGCCCGGCCTGCTCGCAAGCTGTGCGGCTGTCGTGCTCACGCCGCGCGCCCACAACCCCACGGGCACGGCCATCCGCGCCGACCGCTGGCGCGCGTTGCGCCGGCAGTTGCGCACCTGCCCGAACACTCTCGTGGTCTTCAACGACTACTGGGGCCTGCTCAGCGGCACGTCGCTGGCCTGCGCCGATGCGCTGCCGCCCCAATGGCTGTACGTCATGTCACTGGGAAAGCCGCTGGGCCCGGAGATGCGCGTCTGTATCGCGGCGGGTGTCCCGGACCTCATCGAGGGCATGCGTTCCCACTTCGCCCTCGGGCCGCGCAAGGTGAGCCTCTGGCTGCAGCGATTTGCCGCGCTGCTGTGGCGGCAGGCCGCCAGGGGCAAGGGGCGGGGGTCTTTTGCGAACATGCAGAACGCATGTTCCACGCGCAGGCAGGCGCTTGTGGCCGAGTTGCAGAAGCAGGGCGTGGTGCTGGAGTTCGGCGCCGGCCCGGCCCAGGGGGGCCCGGAAGGCCTGCACCTGTGGCTCACAGTGCCGGACGAGCTGGCAGTGGTCCAGGCCATGGCGTCGCGGGGATGGGCGGTACAGGCCGGCTCGCCCATGGCGCTGGCCAGCGGCCCGGCGGTGCGGATCAGTGTGGGCGCGGTAGAGCGGCGGGACGTGAAGCGGCTCGCAACGGATCTGGCGCTGGCCATGAGCCTGCAGGCGAGAGCCGTGTATTGA
- a CDS encoding 3'-5' exonuclease, giving the protein MSSTEPIAVIDFETTGMTPAQGARATEVAIVLLQDGRIVDRFQSLMRTGVHIPGFITQLTGITNAMVAGAPPAESVMRDAARFVGGAQMVAHNASFDSKFWTAELAHADIQATQSFACTVLLSRRLYPEARSHSLGNIIDHLGLPRAGRAHRALADAEMAAFLLARIQRDLRERWRIQDARHDLLCGLQKCARPAVSQWLGRRAALQAESPSSPGR; this is encoded by the coding sequence ATGTCGTCCACCGAACCCATCGCCGTCATCGACTTCGAGACCACCGGCATGACACCCGCCCAGGGTGCCCGCGCCACGGAAGTCGCCATCGTCCTGCTGCAGGACGGCCGGATCGTGGACCGTTTCCAGAGCCTGATGCGCACGGGCGTCCACATCCCCGGCTTCATCACCCAGCTCACCGGCATCACCAATGCGATGGTGGCGGGTGCCCCGCCCGCCGAGTCCGTCATGCGTGACGCCGCGCGATTCGTGGGCGGCGCCCAGATGGTGGCCCACAATGCGTCGTTCGACAGCAAGTTCTGGACGGCCGAGCTGGCGCATGCGGATATCCAGGCGACGCAGAGCTTTGCGTGCACGGTGCTGCTGTCGCGCCGCCTGTATCCCGAGGCGCGCAGCCACAGCCTGGGAAACATCATCGACCACCTCGGCCTGCCGCGCGCAGGACGTGCCCACCGGGCGCTGGCGGACGCGGAGATGGCGGCGTTCCTGCTGGCGCGGATTCAGCGGGATCTGCGCGAGCGCTGGCGCATCCAGGACGCGAGGCACGACCTGCTGTGCGGCCTGCAGAAATGCGCGCGACCGGCGGTTTCCCAATGGCTGGGCCGACGTGCAGCGCTGCAGGCGGAATCACCCTCCTCGCCCGGACGGTAG